The DNA sequence GCGCCTGGACCGCCGCCGCGCCCGCGTGCTGGTGGTGGAGGACGACGCTTCGCTGCGCGACAGCATCCGCGCGCTGCTCGGGGCCACGCAGGCCGAGATCACCACCTCCGGCACCGTCGCCGACGCGCTGGACCAGCTGTCGAGCCACACCTACGACTGCGTCGTGATGGACCTCGCGCTGCCCGACGGCAGCGGCTACGACCTGCTCGAGGCGATGTCGCGCAGCACCGAGTACTCCTTCCCCCCGGTGATCGTCTACACCGGCCGCTCGCTGACGCCCGGGGAAGAACAGCAGCTGCGGCGCTACTCGCGCTCCATCATCATCAAGGGCGCACGCTCGCCGGAGCGCCTGCTCGACGAGGTGACGCTGTTCCTGCACAGCGTGGAGTCCAGCCTGCCGCCGGACCAGCAGCGCCTGCTGCAGCAGGCGCGCACGCGCGATTCGGTGCTCGACGGCCGCACCGTGCTGCTGGTCGAGGACGACGTGCGCAACGTGTTCGCGCTGGCGAGCGTGCTCGAGCCGCTCGGCGTGCAGCTCGAGCTCGCGCGCAACGGCCGCGAGGCGCTCGAGCGGCTGCAGCAGCTCGAGCGCGTCGACCTGGTGCTGATGGACCTGATGATGCCGGAGATGGACGGCCTGACCACGATCCGGCACCTGCGCGCGGACCCGGTGCTGCAGTCGCTGCCGGTCATCGCGCTGACGGCCAAGGCCATGCCCGACGACCGCGAGCGCTGCCTCGAGGCCGGTGCGGACGACTACATCGCCAAGCCCATCGACGTGGACCGCCTGGTGTCGCTGTGCCGGGTGTGGGTGCGCAAGTAGGACCGCCATGGACGAGGACACCCGGCTGTTCGACATCGAGGTGCGGCTGCTGCTGGAAGGCGTGTACCAGGTCTACCAGCACGACTTCCGCAACTACGCCACCGCCTCGCTGCGCCGGCGCATGCAGCAGGCCATGGAGCACTTCGGCTGCACCAGCATCTCGGAGCTGCAGCACCGGGTGCTGCACGACCGCCGCGTGTTCGCGCAGATGCTGCAGTTCTTCACCGTGCAGGTCAGCGAGCTGTTCCACGACCCCGGCTACTTCCTGGCGCTGCGCCAGGAGGTCGTGCCGGTGCTGAAGACCTACCCGTCGCTGAAGGTGTGGGTGGCCGGCTGCAGCACCGGCGAGGAGCTGTGGTCGCTGGCGGTGCTGTTCGACGAGGAAGACCTGCTCGAGCGCACGGTCTTCTACGCCACCGACATCAACCCGGTCGCGCTGCGCACGGCCGAGGCCGGCATCTACCCCCTTGACCGCATCGCCCGGTTCAGCGCCAACTACCGGCAGGCGGGCGGGCGCCGGTCGCTGTCGGACTACCTCGTCACCGGCTACGACGCCGCGGCGTTCGACCGGCGCCTGCGCAAGCAGGTGGTGTTCGCCGACCACAGCCTGGCCACGGACAGCGTGTTCTCGGAGGTGCAGATGGTCTCGTGCCGCAACGTGCTGATCTACTTCAACCGCGCGCTGCAGGACCGCGCGCTCGGCCTGTTCCACGACGCGCTGGTGCGGCGCGGCTTCCTGGGCCTGGGCAGCCACGAGACCGTGCGCTTCACCGCGCATGCCGAGGCGTTCGAGGACCTGGTGCCCGAGCACCGCATCTACCGCCGCCGATGAAGCCGCACATGGTCGTCGCGCCCCCGCCCTGCGCCGCTGCCGGACGCTGCCGCGCCATCGCGATCGGCGCCTCCGCGGGCGGTGTGGAAGCGCTGGGCACGCTGCTGCCGCGCCTGCCGGCGGACTTCGCCCGGCCGGTCCTGGTGGTGCTGCACCTGCCGCCGCGCCACCCCAGCCCGCTGGCCTCGATGCTGGATGCGCGCTGCGCGGTGCCGGTGCGCGAGGCGCTGGACAAGGAACGGATCCGGCCCGGCACGGTGTACCTGGCCCCGCCCGACTACCACCTGCTGGTCGAGACCGACGGCACGTTGGCGCTGTCGGTCGACCCGCCGGTGCTCTATTCGCGCCCGGCGATCGACCCGCTGTTCGAATCGGCCAGCGCGGCCTACGGCGAGGCGCTGCTGGCCATCGTGCTGACCGGCGCCAGCGCCGACGGTGCCGCCGGGCTGGCGGCGGTGCGCCGCGCCGGCGGCACCGCCTGGGTGCAGCGGCCCGACAGCGCCGCCCACCCGACGATGCCGCAGGCCGCGCTGCAGATGGCCGGCGCCGACGCCGTCTACACGCTGGAGGAGATGGGCAGGCAACTTGCCCTGCTCTCCGGCACGTCCCACCACCCCCACCCGCCGACCGGCGAACCGCGAGATGAGCGCCATGGAACCTGACATCCATCTCCTGGTCGTTGACGACATCGAGCAGAACCTCGTCGCGATGGAGGCACTGCTGAACCGCCCCGGCGTGCGCGTGCTGCGCGCCCGCTCCGGCACCGAGGTGCTGGAGATGCTGCTGCAGCACGACGTGGCCGCCGCGCTGTTCGACGTGCACATGCCCGGGATGGACGGCTTCGAGCTGGCCGAGCTGGTGCGCGGATCGCAGCGCACCCGGCACATCCCGATCATCTTCCTGACCGCGGCAGCGGCGGACCAGCAGCGCTCCTTCCGCGGCTACGACGCCGGCGTGGTGGACTTCCTGCACAAGCCGGTCGAGCCGCACGTGCTGGTCAGCAAGATCAACGTGTTCATCGAGATGCACCGGCAGCGTCGCCAGCTGGCGCAGCAGATGGAGGAGCTGCAACGGGCCCTGCAGCTCAACGAGATGTTCACCGCCGTGCTCAGCCACGACCTGCGCACGCCGCTGTCGGTGGTCAAGCTCAGCGCCGAGCTGCTGCTGATGCAGGGCAAGGACGAGATCTCGCGCACCATCGGCCAGCGCCTCAAGTCGAGCAGCGCCCGCATGTCGCGCATGGTCGAGCAGCTGCTCGACGTCTCGCGGCTGCGCAGCGGCGGCCTGCGGCTGAGCTACACCCAGGCCGACCTGTCGGCCCTGTGCGAGCAGATCCTCGCCGAGCTGGACCTGGGTGGTGCCTCGGCCCGCGTGCAGGTGCAGGCCGAGGGCGACCTGTGCGGCCGCTTCGACGTCGACCGCACGCTGCAGGTGCTGGCCAACCTGGTCGGCAACGCGCTCGAGCATGGCGACGCGCACAGCCCGGTGCACGTGCGGCTCGACGGCACGCAGGCCGAGGTGCTGAAGGTCGCCGTGCACAACCAGGGGGTGATCCCGCCTTCGGTGATGACACGGCTGTTCGAGCCCTACCACCGCTGCGACGGCACCACGCCCGGCGGGCTGGGCCTCGGGCTGTACATCGTCGAACGCTTCATCACCGCGCACGGCGGCCAGGTGGTGGTGCACTCCAGCCCGGAGCACGGCACGGTGCTGGAAGTCACGCTGCCGCGCCACGGCGGGCACGCGGCCAGCGACGCCCCGCCGGCGCTGGCGATCGGCGAGCCGCCTGCGGCGGCCGAAGGGCCGGGCGCGTCCCCTGCCTGGCCTCCGTCGGAGGCCCGGCACGGAACGCGCACGACGACTCCTCCTCCCCCTGCCTGATCAGGCAGCCCTCGACGAGGAGCCGGTCGGACCGGTGCCGGTCCGTTCGATCAGTCGCCGGCGATCCGCCGCAGCGCGTCGAGCTGCAGCACGCGCACCGTGTAGCCGGCGACTTCGATGATCTGCTTCTCGCGCAGCTGGCGCAGCACGCGCGAGAAGGTCTCGGGCGTGACTGCCAGCTGCGAGGCGATGGCGCGCTTGCGCTCGCGCAGCACCACCACCGCCCCCTCGCGGCCGGGGCGCAGCTCGGCGTGCTGCAGCAGCCAGGTCGCGCAGCGCGCCTCGGCATCCTTCTGCATCAGGCCGAGCGTGCCCTCGGTCAGGTCGCGCACGCGCACGGCCAGCACCGTGATCAGCCCCTCGGCCAGCAGCGGGTGCTCAATGCACAGGGCGCGCACCGCCTCGAGCGGGAAGGACCACAGCAGCACGTCGCTCTGCGTGCACGCGTCTTCCAGGTAGCGGCCGTTCAGCCAGGCACTGGCCACGTCCAGCCACTGGCCCGGCTCCACGCGCCGCGTCTGCTGCGTCAGCCGCCCCTGCGACATCGTGCCCAGCGCCACCTGCCCCGACGCGACCAGCCACAGCGCATGTGCCGCGTCACCGCGGCTGAGCACCGGGCAGCCCGGCGGCAGCGTGTGCTCGACGGCCTCCCGCGCCAGCGCCAGCGCCGCCTCGCGCGGCACCCGGGCAGGCTGCAACGCCGCCTGCAGCATGGCGGTGCGCGCATCGAGCGGGATCGCGCGTCCGGGCGGGTGGTCGAGCTGCACCGGCAGGCGCGGCGGCTGGCGATCGATGAGGGAAGCAGACACGGTACTCACGTTGAGGGCTCCTCGGCGTGATGCGGACTTTGGCGGCAAGCCCGCCGCGGGACGTTGCGCTGGCTCAAGAAAGCCTCACGGCCACCGGCCGGATTCCCGCCGACTTGCGCCAGGTCTGCCCCGCGGCCCCGGGGGCACCGGCCCCACCCTGCCGGCAGCAGGCCTGCTTGACCTGACTCAAGCAGGCGGACGGACCCGGCCGCACAATGGGCGCCTCCAGCGAGGACACCGCATGCTGCCCGGCTTTTCCAGCCCCGCCGCGAGCTTCGACCAGCCGTTCGAGATGCTCGCCGCCTGCCACGATCGCGTGCGCCGCAGCCTGCGGCGGCTGACGCTTCTGGTACCGCACCTGCAGGCGCACGGCAACGATGCCCCGGCGCGCCAGGCGGCCGCCGACGTGCTGCGCTACTTCGACCTGGCCGCCCCGCACCACCACGAGGACGAGGAGCGCCACGTGTTTCCGCCGCTGCTGGCGTGCGGCCCGGCCGCCGTGCAGGCGGCGGTGCGGCAGCTGCAGCAGGAGCATCGCGAGATGGCGCGGGCCTGGGCGGCCTTGCGCCCGGGCCTGCAGCGGCTCGCCGACGGCGAGGCCGACACGCTGGACGAGGCCGATGCCGGGCGCATCCAGCGCTTCGTCGCGCTCTACGAGGCCCACCTGCGCCTCGAGGACGAGCAGGTCTACCCGGTCGCGCGGCAACAGATCGACGCAGCCGCTCTGCCGGCCATCGGTGCCGAGATGGCACGACGCCGCGGCGCACCCGCGCCCGGCATGCAGGACCTGCCCGGCCGCCGCTAGGCGTGGCGGCCGCGCGCGCGGCTGACCAGCTGCAGCACGCCGCGCAGCCGGTCCTGCTCGACCGGCTTGGTGAGGTAGTCGTCCATCCCCGCTTCCAGGCAGCGCACGCGGTCCAGCGGCATCGCGTGCGCGGTCAGCGCGACGATGGGGCAATGCCCGCCGCGCATGGCTTCCATCGCGCGGATGCGGTGCGTGAGCTCGATGCCGCTCATGCCGGGGATCTGCAGGTCCATGAAGATGAGGTCGAAGCCCTCGGCCTCGCACAGCTGCAGCACCTCGGCGGCGCTGACGGCGCAGGTGACTCGGTGCCCCAGGCGCCGGATCAGGGTGGTCGCCACGAAGCGGTTGACCGCATGGTCGTCGACCAGCAGCACGTGCAGGCCGCTGCCCGCATCGGGCGCGGCGTCCGCTTCCAGCCCGGCCAACCCCCGGTAGGCGGTCGACTCGAAGCGCGAACGCGCCTTGTCGTGCGAAAGGTTGAGGTTCTGCGCGGCGGCGACGGCCCACTCGCGAGCGGCCTCCGGGTCGTCGTCCTCCCCGGGGTCCACGCGCAGCAGCGGCAGCGTCAGGTGGAAGCGGCTGCCCTTGCCGACCTCGCTTTCGGCCCACAGCTGCCCGCCCATGGCCTCGGCCAGCCGGCGCGAGATCGTCAGCCCCAGCCCGGTGCCGCCGAACTCGCGGGTGGTCGAGCTGTCGGCCTGGGTGAAGGATTCGAAGATGCGCTCCAGCTTGTCGGGGGCGATGCCCACGCCGGTGTCGCTGACCGCCAGGTGCAGCACGGCCGAGCCGCCCTGCCCTTCGGGCCACACCGAGACGTCGATGCGGCCCTGGCGCGTGAACTTGATCGCGTTGCCGACCAGGTTGACGATGATCTGCCGCAGCCGCAGCGGGTCGGCCACCAGCCGCGGCGGCACGTCGGGGGCGACCAGGCAGTTGAGCTGCAGGTGCTTCTCGCGCGCGCGCGGTTCCAGCGGCGCGATCGCTTCCTGCAGCAGCGTGCGCACGTCGAAGGCCAGGTGCTCGACGCTCATGCGGCCGGCCTCGATGCGCGACAGGTCCAGGATGTCGTTGATGATGTTCAGCAGGGCGACCGCCGAGGACTTCACCAGCGTCAGGTAGCGCCGCTGCGTGTCGGTCAGCGGGGTCTCCAGCGTCAGGTCCACCAGGCCCATGATGCCGTTCATCGGCGTGCGGATTTCGTGGCTCATGTTGGCCAGGAACTCGCTCTTGGCGCGGCTGGCCTCCTCGGCCGCGGCCTTGGCCTCGCGCAGCTCGCTCTCGACGCGCTTCTGTTGCGTGATGTCGGTGATCACGCCGAGGATGCCGCCGATCTCGCCGTTGGCGCCGGTGAACGGCGTCTTGCTGTAGATGACGTCGCGCACCTCGCCGCTGGGCAGCGTCAGGCGCGTCTCGTAGGTCTGGATACCGCCGCTAGCATACAGCTGCTCGTCGTGGGCCTCCTCCTCGCGACCGCCGCTGTCCGGGCGCAGGTCGGCCGCGCTCAGCCCGAGGAAGTCCTCGCGACGCAGCTCGAACAGCGCCTCGCAGGCGCGGTTGCAGCCGATGTAACGCCCCAGGCGGTCCTTGAAGTACACCGGGCTGGGGATGATCTCGACCAGCTCCTCGATGAAGCGCAGCTGGTTGAGCACCTCCTCCTCAGCGCTGCGGCGGTCGGTCACGTCGGTGTAGGTGCCCACCATGCGCAGCGGCTGCTGCGCGGCATCGCGCTGCACCACGCGCCCGCGCGAATGCACCCAGCGCCAGTGGCCCTCCCGGTCGCGCACGCGGAACTCGGCTTCGTAGCCCGGCACGTCGCCGCGCAGGTGCGCCTGCAGGCGCTCGTGCACGTCGGCACGGTCGTCCGGGTGCATGCGCTCGCGCCAGGAGGACGGATCCAGCGTGATCTCGCGGGGCTGGTAGCCGAGCATCTCGTACAGCCGCGGGCTGACGTACAGGCTGTCGTCGACGAGGTTCCAGTCCCACAGCGCGTCGCTGACGCTGCGCAGCGCCAGCTCCAGGCGCTCGTCACGGCGGCGTCCGGACCGCAGCGCGGCTTCGGCGTGTTCGAGGCGCGCTTCGAGCCGGGCATGCGAGGCGCACAACGCCTCCACCCAGGCTCGCAACCGCTGCAGCTCCTGCGCACGCCGCACCGGCTCGGCCTCGGGCAGCGTGGCCCACCAGCGATCGAATTCAGCCGGGCCGTCCAGACCCAGGCCACCGCGCAGCAGGCTCAGCAGCGAGGGGCTCCAGCTCATCGGGTCGTGCCCACGGAGCAAGGAATCGTCCGATACGGGAAGTGCATGACTCCGGCATTGTGCCTCGCGCCCCTTGCCGCAGCCCAGGCTGCAAGCGTAAGAGGGTGTCAACCGCAGGAAGCCGGCGGCGCGCCCACCAGCAGGGCGCGGAAATCGTTCACGTTCGTGTACGTCGGACCGGTGACGACCAAGTCACCGAGCGCCGCGAAGAAGCCGTAGCTGTCGTTGCGGTCGAGGCAGGCACGCGCGTCCAGCCCCAGCGCGGCAGCGCGCTGCAGCGTGTCGGGCGCGACGATGGCGCCGGCGTTGTCTTCGGAGCCGTCGATGCCGTCGGTATCCGCGGCCAGCACGTGGACATCCGCCTCGCCCTGCAGGGCCAGCGCCGCGCCGAGCAGGAACTCGGTGGCGCGTCCGCCGCGGCCGCCCCGGCCCTGCACCGTGACCGTGGTCTCGCCTCCGGACAGCAGCACGCAGGGCGCGGCAAACGGCTGCCCGTGGCGGGCCACGTGGCGCGCCAGCGCCGCGTGCACCTGCCCGACCACGCGCGACTCGCCCTCGATCTGGTCGCTGAGGACGTAGGCGGCCAGCCCCGCGTCACGCGCCGCCTGCGCGGCGGCCTCGAGCGACTGGCGCGGCGTCGCGACCAGGTGCACCTCGTGCCCGGCAAAGCGCGGGTCGCCCGGCTTGGGCGTCTCCAGCCGGCCGTCGGCCAGCGCCGCTCGCACCTCGGGCGGCACCTCGATGCGGTAGCGCTCCAGGATGCGCAGCGCGTCCGCGCAGGTGGTGGGGTCCGGCACCGTGGGGCCGCTGGCGATCACCGCCGGGTCGTCGCCCGGCACGTCCGAGATCAGCAGCGTGACCACGCGCGCCGGCGCGCAGCGCGCCGCAAGCCGCCCGCCCTTGATCGCCGAGAGGTGCTTGCGCACGCAGTTCATCTCGCCGATGGTCGCCCCGCTGCGCAGCAGCGCCTGGTTGACGCGCTGCTTGTCGGCCAGGCTCACGCCCGGCGCCGGCAGCGACAGCAGCGCCGAGCCGCCGCCCGAGATCAGGCACAGCACCAGGTCGTCGGCGGTGAGCCCCTGCGCCAGCGCGGCGATGCGCTCCGCGGCGCGGCGGCCGGCGTCGTCCGGCACCGGGTGCGCGGCCTCGACCACCTCGATGCGCTGCAGGCGCGCCTGCGGCGGCACGTGGCCGTAGCGCGTCACGACCAGCCCCGACAGCGGCGCCCCGGCTGGCCAGGCGGCTTCGACGGCCGCCGCCATCGCCGCGCCGGCCTTGCCCGCTCCCAGCACCAGCGTGCGGCCGCGCGGCGGGGGCGGCAGGTACGGGGCCAGGCAATGCGCCGGCGACGCGCGCCGCACCGCGGCGTGGAAAAGGTCGAGCAGAATGTTGCGCGAAGCTTGCATGAAAGGCTCGGAGAAGGAAACTGCGCTAGCCTATCGCGGCCTGCCTGACCTCGCCAGCTTCGGCCGCCGACCTCACGCCCGACAGGCATCCTGCGCGTCCCGGCCCGTCTGCCGGGCGCGGCAGATCCGCACTGCAGTAGAGAAGAACGAACCGATGAGCATCAAGTTCCCGGGGCTGCCCGGCCTGGAGCTGGCCCCGTTCCGTCCGCGTCTGCTGTCCGCCATCCAGGGGTACGACCGCCAGCGCTTCGCCTCCGACCTCTCGGCCGGCCTGACGGTGGGCATCGTCGCGCTGCCGCTGGCGATGGCCTTCGCGATCGCCTCCGGGGTCAAGCCCGAGCAGGGCCTGTTCACCGCGATCATCGCCGGCTTCCTGATCGCGGCGCTGGGTGGCTCGAGCGTGCAGATCGGCGGGCCGGCCGGCGCGTTCATCGTGATCGTCTACGGCATCGTGCAGCGCTACGGCCTGGGCAACCTGTTGATCGCCACCGTGCTGGCCGGCGGGCTGCTGTTCCTGATGGGGCTGTTCAAGCTCGGGGTGCTGGTGCGCTACATCCCGGTGTCGATCGTGATCGGCTTCACCAACGGCATCGCGGTGCTGATCGCCTTGTCGCAGGTCAAGGACCTGCTGGGCCTGCAGATCGAGAACCTGCCGGCAGACTTCTTCACCCAGATCGCGGTGCTGGCGCGGCACCTGGACACGCTGAACCCGTACGCGGTGGCCACCGGCCTGGCCTGCCTGGCCATCGTCGTGGTCTGGCCCAAGCTGTACGCGCTGCCGCTGCCCTCGGGGCTGGCCTCGCGCAGCGAACGCTGGTTGCGCACGCTGGCGCGGCTGCCCGGCACGGTGATCGCGCTCGGCCTGGCCACCGCGGCGACCGCGCTGTTCGGCCTGCCGGTGGAGACCATCGGCTCGCGCTTCGGCGGCATCCCGCAGGCCCTGCCCAGCCTGCAGTTCCCCGACTTCAGCTGGGAAGGTGCCAAGCAGCTGTTCATCCCGACCATCACGATCGCGATGCTGGGGGCGATCGAGTCGCTGTTGTGCGCGCGCGTGGCCGACAACATGACCGACCTGCCGCGCCACGACCCCAACCAGGAGCTGATGGCGCAGGGCGTGGCCAACATCGTGACGCCCTTCTTCGGCGGCATCCCCGCCACCGGCACGATCGCGCGCACCGTCACCAACGTGCGCTCGGGCGCGGCCACGCCGGTGGCCGGCATCGTGCACGCGCTGACGCTGCTGCTGATCGTGCTGGTGGCCGCGCCGCTGGCCTCCAGCGTCCCGCTCGCGGCGCTGGCCGGCATCCTGCTGTTCGTCGCCTGGAACATGGGCGAGTGGCGCGAGTTCGCGCGCCTGAAGCACTTCAACATGCCCTACCGCGTGCTGCTGGTCGGCACCTTCGTGCTGACCGTGGTGTTCGACCTCACCGTCGCGGTGGAGGCGGGCCTGGTGCTGGCCTGCGTGTTCTTCATCTACCGCATGAGCGTGCTGTTCCGCATCGCCGAGCTGCCGCTGCCGGCGGCCGGGCGCGACGTGCAGGCGCTGGCGCTGTACGGCTCGCTGTTCTTCGGCGCGGTCGGCAAGATCGAGGACGTGGCGCGCCAGCTGCGCCCCGAGACGCGCGCGCTGATCCTCGAGATGCACCAGCTGATCTCGGTGGACACCACCGGCCTGGACGCGCTGGAGCAGCTGCACCGCGACCTGGCCCGCAAGGGCGTGCGCCTGATCCTGTGCGAGCTCAACGAGCAGCCGCTCGGCCTGATCCGGCGCTCGGGCTTCATCGAGCGCATCGGCGCGCAGCACATCGTCGACACGCTGGGCGAGGCCATCACGCTGGCGCACCAGTCCCCGGCAGCTGCCGCGCAGGCGCCGTCCCCGGCCGGCGCGCCGCAGGCCGACGCCCTCAAGCCCGACAGCGCGGCCGCCTGAGGCCGCCACGGCGCCCCGCCCGGCCTGCCCGCCAGGGGGGGCGCGGGGCGACGGCGCCGGGCCCCGGTAAAATCCTCGAGTTCACCTAGCGACGGCCACCGGCCGGGTCCTGAAAGCCATGCCTCTGTTCTGGAAACCCTACAAGTCCGAAGTCACGCAGTTCCTGGAGGAACTGAAGGCCAAGAACCCGAAACTGGAAGAGGAGCAGCGCAAAGGCCGCGCCCTGCTGTGGGACCGCGAACTCGACCGCGAGGCGCTGGAGGCCTACCAGGCCGCGCGCGTGCCGCAGCCGCCCTACGTCTACCTGACCAAGGGCTCGTCGCGTTGAGCCCCGTCCAGCAGCCGTGACGACCGACCTGCCGGCGCCGGAGGCGCCCGAAACCGAATCCGTCGGTGCCGGCCTGCCGGAGGTGGTCGACACGGTGGCGGTCGCCAAGCTCTACGGCGCGCCGCTGTTCGAGCTGCCGCAGGACCTGTACATCCCGCCGGATGCGCTGGAGGTCTTCCTCGAGGCCTTCGAAGGCCCGCTGGACCTGCTGCTCTACCTGATCCGCAAGCAGAACTTCAACATCCTCGACATCCCGCTGGCCGACGTCACGCGCCAGTACCTCAGCTACGTCGACCAGATCCGCTCGACCAACCTCGAGCTCGCCGCCGAGTACCTGCTCATGGCGGCGATGTTGATCGAGATCAAGTCGCGGATGCTGCTGCCGCCGAAGAAGACCGAGGAAGGCGAGGAGCCCGAGGACCCGCGCGCCGAGCTGGTGCGCCGCCTGCTCGAGTACGAGCAGATCAAGCTGGCCGCCGCCAAGCTGGACCAGCTGCCGCTGCTGGGCCGCGACTTCCTGCGCGCGCAGGTCTACATCGAGCAGTCGCTCAAGCCGCGCTTCCCGGACGTCAGCATCGACGAGCTGCGCGAGGCCTGGCTGGAGATCCTCAAGCGGGCCAAGCTCACCCAGCACCACAAGATCACCCGCGAGGAACTCTCGGTGCGCGAGCACATGAGCATCGTGCTGCGCACGCTGCAAGGCCGGCGCTTCGTCGAGTTCCAGGAACTGTTCGACCCCTCGCGCGGTCCGCAGGTGCTGGTGGTCACCTTCATCGCGATGCTGGAGCTCGCCCGCGAGCGCCTGATCGAGGTGACCCAGGCCGAGGCCTACGCCCCGATCTACGTGCGCCTGGCCTACCAGCCGGCCTGAGGCCCTCCCCCCGACCCGGTGGGAAGCGGTTGTGCGATGCAGCATCGCCGGCCGCGGGTGGCTAGAATCCGCTCCACTTCGGACCAGCCCCCCCAGACGGCGCGATGAGTTCCCACGCCACCCCCGATGCCGGCGCCACCGGCCGCAAGCCCGTGACGCTGCACCGCCTGCGCGAGATGCACGCCGCCGGCGAGAAGATCGCCATGCTGACCTGCTACGACGCCAGCTTCGCCCGGCTGCTGGACGACTGCGGCGTCGACTGCCTGCTGGTGGGCGACTCGCTGGGCATGGTGCTGCAGGGGCAGCCCTCCACGCTGCCGGTGTCGCTGGAGGACGCGGTCTACCACACCCGCGCCGTGGCGCGCGGCAACCGCAGCGCCTGGCTGGTCGCCGACCTGCCGTTCGGCAGCTACGAGGCCTCGCCCGAGCAGGCGCTGCGCAGCAGCGTGGCGCTGATGCAGGCCGGTGCGCAGATGGTCAAGCTCGAAGGCGGCGGCTGGACCGCCGAGACCGTGCGCTTCCTCGTCGCGCGCGGCATCCCGGTGTGCGCCCACCTCGGGCTCACGCCCCAGAGCGTGCACGCGCTGGGCGGCTACCGCGTCCAGGGCCGCGACGAGGCGGCGGCCGCGACGCTGAAGCGCCACGCCGCCGAACTGGCCGACGCGGGCGCGGCGATGCTGGTGTTGGAGCTGGTGCCCAGCGCACTGGCCGCCGAGATCGGCGCCGCCCGGCCGGACCTCATCACCATCGGCATCGGCGCCGGCCCGCGGTGCGGCGGGCAGGTGCTGGTGCTGCACGACATGCTCGGCGTCACCCGCGGCCGGCTGCCGCGCTTCGTGCGCAACTTCATGGCCGGTGCCGCCAGCATCGAGGACGCCGTGCGCCTGTACGTGCAGGACGTCAAGGCCGGCCGCTTCCCCGACCCCGAACTGCACGGCTACTGACCGGATCCACGCCCATGCGCATCGTCCACACCATCCCCGAACTGCGCCAGGCCCTGGCCGGTGCCACCGCGACGGCCTTCGTGCCCACGATGGGCAACCTGCACGAGGGGCACCTGTCGCTGCTCAAGCTCGCGCGCGAACGTGGCGGCCCCGTGGTGGCCAGCATCTTCGTCAACCGGCTGCAGTTCGCGCCGCACGAGGACTTCGACAGCTACCCGCGCACCTTCGAGCGCGACTGCGACCTGCTGCGCAGCGTCGGCTGCAACGTGGTGTTCGCCCCGCGCGAGGAGGACCTCTACCCCGAGCCGCAGGTCTACCGCGTGCAGCCGCCGGCCGAACTGGCCGACATCCTGGAAGGCGCGTTCCGTCGGGGCTTCTTCAACGGCGTCTGCACCGTGGTGCTGAAGCTG is a window from the Caldimonas thermodepolymerans genome containing:
- a CDS encoding hybrid sensor histidine kinase/response regulator — encoded protein: MEPDIHLLVVDDIEQNLVAMEALLNRPGVRVLRARSGTEVLEMLLQHDVAAALFDVHMPGMDGFELAELVRGSQRTRHIPIIFLTAAAADQQRSFRGYDAGVVDFLHKPVEPHVLVSKINVFIEMHRQRRQLAQQMEELQRALQLNEMFTAVLSHDLRTPLSVVKLSAELLLMQGKDEISRTIGQRLKSSSARMSRMVEQLLDVSRLRSGGLRLSYTQADLSALCEQILAELDLGGASARVQVQAEGDLCGRFDVDRTLQVLANLVGNALEHGDAHSPVHVRLDGTQAEVLKVAVHNQGVIPPSVMTRLFEPYHRCDGTTPGGLGLGLYIVERFITAHGGQVVVHSSPEHGTVLEVTLPRHGGHAASDAPPALAIGEPPAAAEGPGASPAWPPSEARHGTRTTTPPPPA
- a CDS encoding Crp/Fnr family transcriptional regulator, with protein sequence MSTVSASLIDRQPPRLPVQLDHPPGRAIPLDARTAMLQAALQPARVPREAALALAREAVEHTLPPGCPVLSRGDAAHALWLVASGQVALGTMSQGRLTQQTRRVEPGQWLDVASAWLNGRYLEDACTQSDVLLWSFPLEAVRALCIEHPLLAEGLITVLAVRVRDLTEGTLGLMQKDAEARCATWLLQHAELRPGREGAVVVLRERKRAIASQLAVTPETFSRVLRQLREKQIIEVAGYTVRVLQLDALRRIAGD
- a CDS encoding chemotaxis protein CheB, with protein sequence MVVAPPPCAAAGRCRAIAIGASAGGVEALGTLLPRLPADFARPVLVVLHLPPRHPSPLASMLDARCAVPVREALDKERIRPGTVYLAPPDYHLLVETDGTLALSVDPPVLYSRPAIDPLFESASAAYGEALLAIVLTGASADGAAGLAAVRRAGGTAWVQRPDSAAHPTMPQAALQMAGADAVYTLEEMGRQLALLSGTSHHPHPPTGEPRDERHGT
- a CDS encoding hemerythrin domain-containing protein; amino-acid sequence: MLPGFSSPAASFDQPFEMLAACHDRVRRSLRRLTLLVPHLQAHGNDAPARQAAADVLRYFDLAAPHHHEDEERHVFPPLLACGPAAVQAAVRQLQQEHREMARAWAALRPGLQRLADGEADTLDEADAGRIQRFVALYEAHLRLEDEQVYPVARQQIDAAALPAIGAEMARRRGAPAPGMQDLPGRR
- a CDS encoding CheR family methyltransferase produces the protein MDEDTRLFDIEVRLLLEGVYQVYQHDFRNYATASLRRRMQQAMEHFGCTSISELQHRVLHDRRVFAQMLQFFTVQVSELFHDPGYFLALRQEVVPVLKTYPSLKVWVAGCSTGEELWSLAVLFDEEDLLERTVFYATDINPVALRTAEAGIYPLDRIARFSANYRQAGGRRSLSDYLVTGYDAAAFDRRLRKQVVFADHSLATDSVFSEVQMVSCRNVLIYFNRALQDRALGLFHDALVRRGFLGLGSHETVRFTAHAEAFEDLVPEHRIYRRR
- a CDS encoding ATP-binding protein, which encodes MSWSPSLLSLLRGGLGLDGPAEFDRWWATLPEAEPVRRAQELQRLRAWVEALCASHARLEARLEHAEAALRSGRRRDERLELALRSVSDALWDWNLVDDSLYVSPRLYEMLGYQPREITLDPSSWRERMHPDDRADVHERLQAHLRGDVPGYEAEFRVRDREGHWRWVHSRGRVVQRDAAQQPLRMVGTYTDVTDRRSAEEEVLNQLRFIEELVEIIPSPVYFKDRLGRYIGCNRACEALFELRREDFLGLSAADLRPDSGGREEEAHDEQLYASGGIQTYETRLTLPSGEVRDVIYSKTPFTGANGEIGGILGVITDITQQKRVESELREAKAAAEEASRAKSEFLANMSHEIRTPMNGIMGLVDLTLETPLTDTQRRYLTLVKSSAVALLNIINDILDLSRIEAGRMSVEHLAFDVRTLLQEAIAPLEPRAREKHLQLNCLVAPDVPPRLVADPLRLRQIIVNLVGNAIKFTRQGRIDVSVWPEGQGGSAVLHLAVSDTGVGIAPDKLERIFESFTQADSSTTREFGGTGLGLTISRRLAEAMGGQLWAESEVGKGSRFHLTLPLLRVDPGEDDDPEAAREWAVAAAQNLNLSHDKARSRFESTAYRGLAGLEADAAPDAGSGLHVLLVDDHAVNRFVATTLIRRLGHRVTCAVSAAEVLQLCEAEGFDLIFMDLQIPGMSGIELTHRIRAMEAMRGGHCPIVALTAHAMPLDRVRCLEAGMDDYLTKPVEQDRLRGVLQLVSRARGRHA